Proteins encoded within one genomic window of Lampris incognitus isolate fLamInc1 chromosome 1, fLamInc1.hap2, whole genome shotgun sequence:
- the LOC130127113 gene encoding uncharacterized protein LOC130127113, producing MERLSMTSGSFRTDVPAVPLQSSSSWSLRQLTAQEQWKEARPDHLQYLLATEAVGQELCSICHQAAVIRCRDGLPEEWWCEACDVLHHKRWPLHNRDSMVDGFLKAIPPSTCYTKGETGHYIPRKQASILPTVRAPQLCSCEVADVTMSPGSEVILITINGQFDLHMPVHVCNICLQRWTPDLKDLIKSGYWPASSHSQTLYPIDLFHSFQDLKVISPGFSRQAFAKLLEHRTWRARRSWQINGDALQRSFLEFSYCSFEEDQLCCASPFTCPACTPEMVAVAAQRRRHCSGLRMFRNGLGFPIL from the exons ATGGAGAGGCTGTCAATGACTTCTGGGTCATTCCGTACTGATGTGCCTGCTGTGCCTCTGCAAAGCTCCTCGTCTTGGTCCTTGCGTCAGCTGACAGCCCAAGAACAGTGGAAGGAAGCTCGGCCAGACCACCTGCAATATCTACTGGCAACTGAGGCTGTTGGCCAGGAGTTGTGCTCTATCTGCCATCAGGCTGCTGTTATAAG GTGCAGAGACGGCCTTCCCGAGGAGTGGTGGTGTGAGGCCTGTGATGTGTTGCACCATAAAAGATGGCCACTCCACAACAGAGACAGCATGGTGGATGGCTTCCTCAAGGCCATCCCACCATCCACATGCTATACTAAAGGGGAAACTGGACACTACATCCCACGCAAGCAAG CTTCCATTTTACCCACAGTGCGCGCACCACAGCTATGCTCATGTGAAGTTGCTGACGTCACTATGTCTCCAGGCAGTGAAGTCATCCTTATCACCATAAACG GACAGTTCGACTTGCACATGCCTGTTCATGTGTGCAATATCTGCCTGCAACGCTGGACCCCGGATCTTAAAGATCTAATCAAGAGTGGTTACTGGCCAGCCTCTTCACATTCCCAGACCCTGTACCCTATTGACCTCTTCCACTCATTCCAAGACCTGAAGGTCATTTCACCTGGCTTTTCCAGGCAAGCTTTTGCAAAGTTGCTGGAACATCGCACATGGCGTGCTAGAAGA TCATGGCAAATCAATGGGGATGCACTTCAGCGGAGCTTCCTGGAGTTCAGCTATTGCTCGTTTGAAGAGGACCAGCTCTGCTGTGCGTCCCCGTTCACCTGCCCCGCCTGTACCCCAGAAATGGTGGCTGTAGCAGCTCAGAGGAGACGGCACTGCAGTGGGTTACGGATGTTCAGGAATGGGCTGGGG TTCCCAATTCTGTAG